CAGACCAAGGGCACCGGAGCGTCCGGTTCCTTCAAAGTCAGCAAGGAGGCGAAGAAGCCAGCCGCTAAGAAGGCTGCTGCACCTAAAGTGAAGAAGCCCGCAGTCAAGAAACCTGCTGCCGCTAAGAAGTCTACCCCAAAGAAAGCCAAGAAGCCCGCTGCTAAGAAGCCTGTGTCGGCTAAGAAGGCGACCCCGAAAAAGGTAAAGAAGCCAGTTGCTGCCAAGAAGGCACCGGCCAAGAGCCCGAAGAAGGTCGCCAAGAGCCCTAAGAGGGCAGCAAAGCCCGTGCCTAAGAAGTCTCCTGCAAAGAAGGCAGCCAAGCCCAAGATCGCCAAGAAGGCGGCATCCAAGAAGAAGTAGATCACCCAAGTGTTCCATCAAaaaggctcttttaagagccaacCACTCAACTTTAAGAGCAAATGTTCTGTCCACTCTTGTAGCATCTCCTACTCTCCTGTCCTAATTTCTCTCTTACAGAGGGATATCCACGCGGTACGTTTTTTTTGCGTGATCAACAATGCAATTGTGAAAGTTATTGAAAGGTTGCCAGAATCTGCGATACGTAACAATCCTTTACATTTCAAAAGGACGGCTACGGTCATAATGCCTTTTTTCTACACGTCCGTTGACATGCACCCTGATCCTCCTTATTTTGTCATTACTAATACAGAAGTGTGTGGcatgaaaaatgaatgaattatatAATGTTTATAATATACTAAGATTGAAGTTGGTATTTGGATTATAGAAGTGTAACGGCATTGCTCTCATACTATATCTCAAATCAGGAATCTAGGTTGTTGAAATATCATATGGCCATTGTCCTACGGCTACTCAAAAGTTTAAACCCAGGATGACATGTAGTCCTGAACACCATTCCTACCCCAGGCGGCCAACATTCATTCTGCTCCTGGAGTTATTGTCCCGAACCCGGGATATGGGCACGGCAGCTGAGACCAAGGGTATTGTATTGGTCCTCATTGGGTGGCAGAAAAATGTGATACACTTAAAGTTTGCACTTTAATAGTGAGACAATGCATGTGCGTCCTCTCTGATGGGTGCCACTCGCTCCAACATCCAATTAAACTAatcatataataatatttaaacaaacgaTTTGATCAAATGTTATCAAATAGGACCAGCACAGAGTTTCACCTAATTTTTCCACCCTCATAAATCTACTATTACTTTTCCATTATCTATTAACTAAATGATACCtagcaaatatttttttataaataaatatacagatATGTTCCAAATTGGTTAGGTACAGAATGAAAAAAATCCGCGctcaaatgtgttttcaaatgcCCCAAAGAGAACTGAAGAGAAAGTCAATAGCGCGCTCTGCCAGAAAACCGTTATTTGGTTCaaaaattgaattgaactgtCATATTGAAGGCGGGACATCAGCTCTTGTCAAATGACCTATCAGCTTTGGGCGGGCTTTCCGGGGCGGGCTTTCCGGAGCAGGCTATATAAACTTCGATCAACTGCTACATGCTTCACACAATTTCTGAAACGACGAAATGGCAAGAACCAAGCAGACCGCTCGTAAGTCTACCGGTGGCAAGGCGCCCAGGAAGCAGCTCGCCACCAAGGCTGCCCGCAAAAGCGCCCCGGCAACCGGTGGCGTGAAGAAGCCCCATCGTTACAGGCCCGGGACCGTGGCCCTGAGGGAGATCCGTCGGTATCAGAAATCCACCGAGCTGCTGATCCGCAAGCTGCCCTTCCAGCGCCTGGTGAGGGAGATCGCTCAAGACTTCAAGACCGACCTCCGCTTCCAGAGCTCCGCCGTCATGGCTCTTCAGGAGGCCAGCGAGGCTTACCTCGTCGGCCTGTTCGAGGACACCAACCTGTGCGCCATCCACGCCAAGAGGGTCACCATCATGCCCAAAGACATCCAGCTGGCCCGCCGCATCCGCGGAGAACGCGCCTAAACCTACTCCGTCTGCCACCCCAACAAAGGCTCTTTTCAGAGCCACCAAAATATCTAAAGAACGTTTCTCGTACCTCTATTCTGATCGCACAAACTTTATAATTAACTTCTATCACGATTGAAACTTACTCTTAAAGTGATTACATCTGCGGTATCTAGTAGGTTATAAGATGTTCAACCTCTAAAATAGCCTATATTGGAAGATTCTTTTAAATGTACATAACCTGAGGGGTGTTACTTCCACGTTTATCCATGATTGCAGAAGGACACAGGCAAATTAATCTAATGTAATCAATTTAGTTGGCATTAGCCAACACGGTAGTTTGACACACTGCATCAATGatctaaatgtaaacgtaaaccTAACCTTCAGTTCCACATTTGCTGAACCATAATAATTAGcctatatattttatatctgTTTCATCTTTTCCATTTCAATGGGGGGCTATAAGCTTTCGA
This Gadus macrocephalus chromosome 19, ASM3116895v1 DNA region includes the following protein-coding sequences:
- the LOC132447811 gene encoding histone H1-like — protein: MVEVAPTAAAAAAPAKATKKKTAAKPKKVGPSVGELIVEAVSASKERSGVSLPALKKSLAAAGYDVEKNNSRVKVAVKSLVAKGTLIQTKGTGASGSFKVSKEAKKPAAKKAAAPKVKKPAVKKPAAAKKSTPKKAKKPAAKKPVSAKKATPKKVKKPVAAKKAPAKSPKKVAKSPKRAAKPVPKKSPAKKAAKPKIAKKAASKKK